GGGCCAGGTGATATCCAAGCTGGGGTGGTATCAGCTCAACCAATCGTTTATGCTCTTCCATGGGCCACCTCCTGGCGGGGGCTGGCCCTTATTCTTAGCCTTTCTCAAAGTTTTGTCGTGTACTAAGGGACGTTCTTAAACATCTCGGGTTGGTTGGGCGGATATGCTCATTAGAAGTTTCCGGTATTTAATCACTTAGATAGCACCGGGTTTCGCCCCACCCAGGCCAGCGCCTACTTTCAGACCCGGCGGGGTAGACCCTTTCGGAGCTGGGTGAAGGGGAGCTATGCAGTGGGGACACGCAGTCAGCTGATCCTGGGAGTACTCTCGGGTAGAGGCCCCAGTGGGGACAGCTCCCATCTCTCCACGCTCAAACGAAGGGTGAGCCCTTACGGGAAACGGGGGAACTGGGTCATCCTGGCGGACGGTGGGTTTGATGGACGGGGGGTAGGGCCCCGTGACCTGATTCCGCCGGTTCGGCGCAGAGGGGCTTTGAAGGCCACTGAGCGCAAGGCGCGAGCCGAGTTGGTATCTCAGGCCAGGCTCGACGGTCTGTTCGGGCAACGCTGGAAGAGTGAGACGGTGATATCGGTGCTCAAACGCAAGTTCGGCGAGGGGGTGCGTTCTCGCAAACCCCGCCTGCAGATGCGGGAGTGCCGGGTCAAGGCGTTGGTCTACAACGCCTACCGTTAGTCGGCTTGCTACATCGAGGGAACTTTGCAACAGAGCAATTTGCAAACCTAAAGTTTGGGCTATTGACCATAGACCATCGGCCATCCGCCTTTCTTTACCACTTCTACACAATGCCCTGGCACACTACAATCGCTAAAGGAGGGTACATGAAGAGATTGCTGAGCCTGCTGGCTACCCTGGCTTTGGGTCTGGCGCTGGCCCAGGGAGGGCCGCCCAACATCACCCCGGAGATGCGGCAGCGGTTTGAGGCCTACCGTCCGGTCTTTGACCTGGTGGCCACGGTGGGCCTGATGGACGAGCTCGAGAAACAGCGGGGGCTGGCCTTCACCAAGGCGCAGGCCCAGAAGCTCTTGCCCATTCTGCGCGACCTGCAAAACCGGGCCGACCTGAAGCCCGCCGACGCCAGCAAAATCCTCTCCAACATCGAGGACAACATCCTGACCCCGGCCCAGCTCAAGTGGATGGATCAGACCATCCTCAAGCAAAGGGAGGAAGCCCGCCAGCGCCGCGAGCAGGCCAGCGGGCAGAACCCCCAGGCGGGGCAGGGCAATTTCCAGGGGCCACCGGGGGGCGGAAACCGGGGCGGGCTCTTCCAGGCCATCGCCCAGGGCAAGCCCTACAACCCCTTCAAGGAGCAGCCGCGCGCCGCCGATAACCTCAAAAACGTGATTGCCTTGCTTGCGAAGAAGTAGGTGAGGGTATGGCCAGACTGCTTTTTGTGCTGCTCTTCTTAGGGGCTGCCCTGGCGCAAAGCCGCCTCGAGCTGATTCCCGCCCAGAGCGAGGCCCGCTACCGGGTGCGAGAGCAGCTTGCTGGTATCAACTTTCCCACCGATGCGGTGGGCGTCAGTAAGCAGGTGCAGGGCAGCGTGCGCCTCGACCGGAGCGGGCGGGCTTTGGAGGGGTCGCGCTTTGCAGTAGACCTTTCGGCCCTTACCAGCGACGAAGCCCGCCGCGACAACTACCTTCGCCGCAACACCCTGAACACCGCGCAGTTTCCCCTGGCCGAGTTTGTGCCCAAAGAGGTACGCGGCCTGAGTTTTCCACTGCCTCAAAGTGGCAAGGTACCGGTGCAGATTGTGGGCGACCTGAAAATTCGGGACGTTGTTCGCAGTGTCACCTGGGAAGGCGAGGTGGAGTTCCGCGGCGACACTGCCCTTCTACAGGCCCAGACCCGCTTCACCTTCCGCGATTTTGGCCTGGTGCAGCCCAGGGTGTTGGCGGTACTCAGCGTGGACGAGAACATCCGCCTCGAGGTGAGCTTCACTTTGCGGGTGCTGGAGCGCTAGACAGATTGCTCAGAAACGCTTCTAAACGTGCTTGAGAGTCAATCGGGGTGAGCATCTGCAGGGTTTCGGGGGTGACCTCGAGGCCCGCCCGAATAACCCCCAGCCACCCCACATGCACCCCCAGCGGCTTCTGGGGCTTGCCGTGCATCTGGGCAATGTGGTTCAGGTTCCAGGCCGCCAGGATCTCGGCCAGGGTGCCCACCCCGCCCGGCAGGGCCAGGCAGGCCACGCTCACGTCAATGAGCCGCTCGATGCGGGTGAGCAGCGACGAAGACGGTAGCTCCAGATCCACGTGCACATTGGGCCCATCGCGGTGGGGAAACAGGACGGGCGCGGTGATGCCCACCACCAGCCCACCGGCCTCCTTGGCCCCTTGCGAAACGGCCTCCATCGCCCCGTTGTACCCGCCCGTAGCAACGCCAAACCCAGCCTCGGCAATGGCCCGCCCCCAGGCGTGGGCCTCGGCATAAGCCGGGGTGCCAGGCTGCACCCTGGACGAACCAAACACAGTTACGAGTCGCATATCTACAGGGGGCTAGACGATACGTTCCAGTTCCATTGAAGCTCAATGCCCTGGGCTTGCAGGGCACGTTCCAGATTGTTTTCGTGCTGCCCCAGGCGGTTGATCAGGTCGTGCAGGGTTCGGGTGGCCAGGAAGGCTTCTTCCAGGCCAATCAGGCCCGCACCTAGCGCCTCGAACAGTTCGTGGGTGTCCATCAGGGTCAGGGTTCCGTTATGAGCAATGCCCAGATCCAGATACAGGTCCTTGACCTTCAGAACATGCCCTTCCCGCTCGACCTGCACGATGTCTATGTAGAACTCGAGGGGGTAGTCGTCCTGGTGGGTGGTGTACTGGCAAATTTGCAGATGCTGTTCGGGCAGAATATGGGCCTTCCAATAGCGGAAAGTAGGGTGCCCGACAAATGCTCGCTCGACATACACCCCGTGGCGGTGTTCGTGGTACAGCGCCACCGGAAAGGTGCCTGCCTTGACCGTGTGGGTTTTGGCAACCAGGTTGTGGGTATGCACTTTGAGGTGCATACGGCATTGTATGGCAGGATGAGGTGGACAAATACCCCGAAGCCCACGTTCCTCGTTGCAAAACGAATCTAGACCGTTCCTCTCAACTGCCCCCCTGGTGGCAGAAGTGTGAGTGTAAAGTTGGTTCTGTCACCCATGCTGCCTGCACCTCATCGCCCGGCAAACTGCCAGAGAGACCCCCGCAAAGTACGTCCAGATAGCCTACTTCACGTAGGTCAGCCAGGCCTCGTATTTGGGGTTTTTGCCCTGTACCACGTCCATGTAGGCGGCCCGGAGCTTCATGGTGTGCTCGCCGGCCTTGCCGGTGCCAATGGCCCGGTGGTCGAGGTAGGAGATGGGTGTGACCTCGGCAGCGGTGCCAACCATGAACATCTCGTCGGCCATGTAGAGCTGGTCGCGGGTGGCCCGCACCTCGCGCACCTCGTAGCCCAGGTCGCGGGCAATGGTGATGACCGAGTCACGCGTGATGCCCATCAGGTTGACCGAGTGTTCGATCACGTAGAGGGTACCCCCCCGCAGGAAGAAAATGTTCTCGCCCGAACCCTCGGCCACGAAGCCTTCCTTGTCGAGGAGCAGGGCTTCGTCGGCCCCGGCCTGCTGGGCCTCTACACGGGCCAGGGCGCTGTTGACGTAGTTGCCCCCCACCTTGGCCTTGCCGGGCATTACGTTGGCGGGGAAGCGGGCCCAGGAGGAGGTGATGAGCCGGGCCCCTTTGCGCACGGCCTCATCGCCCAGGTAGGTGCCCCACTCCCAGGCGGCAATCATCACCTCGGCGGGGTTGTTGGGCAGGGGGTTCACACCCAGGGTGTTGGCACCCATCCAGGCCAGCGGGCGGATGTAGCAGCTTTTGTAGCCGTTGGCCCGGATGACCTCCACAATGGCCTGGTTAATCTGCTCGGGGGTGTAGGGCATCTCGAACATCATCACCTTGGCGCTGTGGAAGAGGCGCTCGGTGTGTTCGTGCAGGCGGAAGATAGCGGGGCCTTTGGGGGTCTCGTAGGCCCGGATACCTTCGAAGATGCTGGTGCCGTAGTGCAGGGCGTGGGTCAGCACCGAGACCTTAGCCTCTTCCTGGGGCACCAGTTGCCCGTTGAACCAGATCAGGCCTGCCTTCATTTTGCTGTCGCCGCCAACGCTTTTGGGTTTGGTTTCGGTTGACATAAGTCCTCCAGGGGGGGTCTACTGCGGATGGGCTGTATACGCTTGGCATAAGCCCCTGACGCTTTGGCAGGAAAGGGCCGCCAGTGCTTCAATCATACCTCTTTGAGCAAAGAGGCCAGTGTTTCGGGCAGCAGGTGTCGGTAGGCCCGAACGTCTTTCTCGCCGGTGCGAAGCTGGAGGTAGCGCCTGGCGGTGTCTTGCAGGATGGGCATCAGTTCGGGCTGCTGGATGACCTGGGGCAGAAGCTCTCGGAGCTGGGCCTCGAGCTTCTGCTGGGCCAGGTAGCGGGCGGCCTCGAGGGGGTTACCCTCGAGGCGGGTCTTGAGCGGAAAGCGCGAGAGTCGCCCTGCCTCGCGCTGTACGGCGGTGTCGCTCAGGAGCTTCTGACAGGGTTTGCAGGGACGCTCAGGGCTGGGGGCGCCGCAGATGGGGCAGGGCGGGTGGGGGTTCTCTTTCTGCTTCTGCAAGACCGCCCTTCCGGCCCGGAGGATTATGCCCTGAAGCTGATCTGGAGCGTGTCTGGCAAGCTCCTGCAAACGTGCTTCTTCGCCCGGGCTGAGCCGCGGGGGGGCTGGTGGTGGGCTTTTGGGCCTGGTTTTTGGGGCCGCCCCAACCACAAACCGCAACTCCTGCACCACCCCTGGAAGCCGTTCCTGGTAGCGCCGGAGAAACTCCTCGCGCAGGTAGGTCAGTTGGTGCGCTACCACCGAGTCGGTCACCCGCACAAACAACACCCCGTCCTCCAGGAGCTCCGCCTCGGTAAGTTCGCTCAGGGCAGGCCCGGCAATCTCGGGCCAAAGCACCAATGCCCGGCCTCGCTGAATTCCTGCATTGAGTCCTTTTTGTCGCAAAATTTTGGCGACAATTTCGGCAGACTGTTTGGCCTTGGACATCACTTCAGGTTAAGCAACAAAGCCCAAACCAGCCAGAGCAAGAACACACTCGAGGCCAGGAACACCGGTAGCCCCAGCAGCGAAAAAGCATATTCATCCGAATCAATGAAGTCTCTGTTGGGTTGGAGACGATCACCTGGGATTGCCGGGCGAGTTGCTTGAGATAGGGGAAAAACTGAACCAGGGTACTCAGAGCGTACCAGGCCAGCATCACCGCAGTAGCTGCCAAGGCTAGGAATAATGGCGGCAATATCGAGGAGGTCAAATATTAGGCGATTCATGGGTTTTTTCTATTATAGAGCCCCCATGCTTTGGCCTTTCAATATCTTGTTTTCTATGTACTACACCTGCAACTTGACTGGGTACTAAGTGCGCCCGCGATAGAAATATCATGCTGCTCAACGAAAGTGCGAATTCTGGGGTTTGCAGCGGCGCGGCCTCGTGAATCACCCTTTCCCTACCCATTACGTTTCTATCGTGGAAATACTTACCCGGACTCGAGGCTGAAGAAGGGTTCTCGGGGTATGGTGTGAGCGTGGACTTAAGTGCTGCGGGGTGGGCTGTGGCCCTGTTGGCGGCGTGGCTGGTAGGCGCTTCCAAGACCGGGCTGTCGGGGGCCGTGACCATAGCGGTGGTCTTGTTTGCCAGTATTATTCCGGCCCGTGAGGCCACGGGCGCTTTGTTGCCAGTGCTCATTTGCGCCGATTTCATTGCGGTCAGCATGCTCCGCAAGAACGTACGCTGGCAGGAGCTTCTACGAATTTTCCCCTGGACTGCGGTGGGGGTTGGCCTGGGTACGGTGATGCTCTACTTCAGCAACGACGCACAGGTGCAGCGGGTGATTGGCGCGATTATCGTGGGCATGACCACGTATCAGCTCTACCGCAAGGCCCGGCGTCTGAACGACGTGACCATCTCGGCACATCCGGCTTTCGCCCCCAGCATGGGGGTAGCTGCTGGTTTTACTACCATGGTGGCCAACGCGGCAGGGCCCTTTGTGCTGATCTACATGCTGGCCATGCGGATGGGGAAGCTTGAGGTGGTGGGCAGCATCGCCTGGTACTTCCTGGTGGTCAACCTGTTCAAGGTGCCCTTTGCGGTGGGGCTGGGCCTTATCACCTGGGAATCGCTCTTTTTCAACCTGTGCCTGGTGCCCGCCGTGGGGCTGGGAGCCTGGGCAGGCCGACGCCTCCTGGACCACCTCCAGCAGGACACCTTCGAGTGGATGGCCCTCACGCTGGCTTTGCTGGGCGGGCTTCGTTTGCTGCTGGCCTGAGGGTGCTTTTCGATGCAGGCCAGACATCTGGGCCAAGCGGAACCCGGCTTATAAGTGTGCTTTCAGCCTTCAGCTTTGGGCTTTCGGCCAAATATCTGGTAATACCAGCTGTAAATGTAGCCAGCTTTCAACGATACCCAGGGTGGAAGTGGGTGGTAGGAGGTGGGTAGTGGGTCTCCAACATCTGTCCCCTGACCCCTGTTCCCTACCTCACCGCTCCTTAAGTATGCAAAGCGTTCAAGCAAAAATGCTATGAGCCTTTAACGTTTGCGCTTCTTTTTGGACGGGTTTCTTTGCCCCGACTTCGGCTGGGGTTTGGCTTCGACCAGCGGGGCTCTGGCCCAGGCCCGCCGCAGCCAGAACAAAGCCCATACCGAAGCCACAAAAAGCCCCAGCGAAACAGCAAAAGCCATGCTGGCCATCCGAAGCCAGGAGGGGTGGAGCCGCTCCCCGGAGGGCAGGGTGACGAAATCGCTCGAGCCTGCCAACAACCCCGCATGGGGCAGCAGGCGCCCCAGGGTAAAGCCCGCCAGCAGGGCCACAATACCGGCCAGAATGGCCAGCGAAAGCAGGAAGGCCCAGGCCAGCCCGCGCTGGGCCTCGCGGATGGAGTCGGGGTTCACACCATGTTCCTTTGCCATGATTTGGTTGCCTTCGGTTGATTTTGCTCCATTTGGGGCCCCCGCGGGAAGCGTCTTTCCGGCAGCGGGTACGGGTGTGTTGTCTGTATCGAGCTAGTCCATCATGTGAAAGCTTCCCGTGGGGTAACTAGCTCCACACCCCCGCCTCAATCTCGATCACGGCCCCCCCACCTGGGGTCTCCAGTCCGGCCAGAATGGCCTGGGGCAGGCTCTGGGCGTAGGCCAGCAAGGCCCCCCGGCGGCGGGCGTCTAGCTCGGTGTTCCATTCGTCTACCAGCAAGAGCGGGGCCTCTTCGTAGTGAGACCAGAGCAGGCGGTGTTCGGCCAGGCGCAGAGCCAGGGCAATGCTGCGGCACTCCCCCCGGCTCCCAAACCGGGCAGCCTCGCGGCCCGAGAGCAGAAGGGTCAGGTCGTCGCGGTGAGGCCCCACACTGGTGGCGCCGCGCTGGAGGTCGTCGGGCAGGTTGTCTTCCAGGGCCTGCAGGAAGCGCTCGGGGTCGGTGGTTTCGAAGAGCTCCAGGCCCAGCTCTCCCGGCGCCAGCTCGCGGTAGGCTTCGCGGGCCAGGGGGGCCAGCTTGGAGAGCATCCGGCGGCGCAGGCTCAGGATTTCGCTGCCATATTTGACCAGCTCCTGGTTCCAGATGCCGATGGAAGCCTGTAACGCGCTGGACTTTCCTTCTTTTTTGGAGGCCGGGCCCAGGCCGGTTTTCAAAAGGGCGTTGCGCTGCTGCAAAGCCCGGCTGTACTGGCTTAGCATCGCACGGTAGCGGGCCGAGAAGCGCGAGAGCAGTACGTCCAGAAAGCGGCGGCGTTCTTCGGGAGGCCCCAGCACCAGTTCCAGATCGTCGGGGCCCAGCAGCACCGCACCCGGCAGTTGCGAAAGCTCGCGCAGCGAGGCCGGGGCCTCGTTGAGCTTGTGTTCGCGGCCCTCGCGGCTGAGCCTTACTTCCAGGCGGCTGTTGCCAAACTGGGTCTCGATCTCGGCGTGTATCCAGGCTTCACTCTCGCCAAAGGCGATGCGTTCGGTCATGCCGTTGCGCAGCTCGCCGCCCAGCACCAGCTCGATGGCCTCGAGCAGGTTGGTCTTACCCTGGGCGTTGCCCCCCACAATGGTGGTGAGGCCCGCCCCCGGCGCAAAAAGCGGGGTGCTCAGGTTTCGAAAGTTTTTTTGCCGCAACCGCAATAGACGCACCACTCACAAGGCTAAAGGCAGAAGGCCCAGGGCTCAAGGCCCGGAGGCTCATTTGCGGCTTCCGTTCGAGGCTTGGCGGAACCACACCACCAGCAGATACACGCCCGCGACCAACATCCCGCCCGGCAGGGTGAGCAGGGCAAACCAGCCCATCACCCCCAGCGCGTAAAGGGTTTCGCCGTAATCCCGCCCCCCTACCACGCAGGGGTTGACACTCCCTTCGTGCAGGGTGCAGCCATTGGCCTGGGCAAAGGCTCCGGCCAGCAGCGCCAGCAGCAGGGGGCCCATGCTCAGGAGCGCAATGATACCCAACACCAGCCCATGTCGCAGCCACGGCTTCATTGCAGCAGTGTAGCTCGAGGCCCTCCCGAGGCCAGCAGCCCAGGTAAGATGACCCCATGACACGCGGGTTCTGGGTGTTGCTGCTGGTGGTTTTGGGAGCCGGGGCCTGGGGCAAGGGAGACCATGCCCTTGGGGAACAGGCAGTGCCTGTAAACCGGGGCGTGGTGCTGCCCTTTGCGGGGCCGGGCGGCCATGCCCTGGCGCAGGCGGTAGCGGGAGGGCTGGGGGTGGCCCCGCCTTCGCTGGCCGCCATTTTGTTGCCAGACATGCCCTGGCAGGGCAGCTACGACCTGGCCGCGGGCTCGCTCTTTAGCGCCGGGGGAGCGCGGCTGGCCTGGGAGATTAGCGGGGCAGCCTGGCTACTGGTGGGACGGGTAGACCCGCAGGGCTGGGTGCGGGTCTTCTTAGCCGACGCACGGGGCATTCGCAGTGCCCGCTTCAGCCGGCCCGAGCTGGTGCTGTACTGGGTGGCACGCCAGACCGGGGTCAGACCGGGAGCCTGGCGGCTCGAGTCCGCCCGCAACGACGACTTTGCCCGGCTGGCTCGGGGCGACCTGACCGTACAGAACACGCCTCTCCCCCTCCCCTATTACCGGGCCGCCATAGCCGTGCGAGAGGAAGGGGTGAACTCGCTCTTAATCACCGAACAACTCCCCAGAGAGCTGCAAGATTTCTGGAGCCAGGTGCGGCAGAACAAGCTGCCGCTGGCCTACCAGGCCCTGGTGGACTTCTCCGAGCGCCGCCGCACCGAGGCGCTGAACGCGGCCCGCAACCTGGCCGAAGGAAAGGTGTATGAGCGGCTCACGGCCCTGCTGCTCTTTCGGGGTCTGGAGGACAAGCAGTGGGGCGCAGTAGCCCGCAACCTGACCCAGCTCGCCCCCGAGATGCCGCTGGCCTGGGAGGAGCTGAGCTTTGTGGCCTTTGACGAGAACAACGCCCCCCTCGCCAGAGAGGCCCTCGAGCGAGCCGCGTCCCTTTTGCCCGAGAAAAACCTCTACTGGACCAACCTGGGCTGGGCCTACTATCTGCAGGGCGATTACGCCCGCTCGGTTCGGGCTTCGTTGCGTGCCCTGCGCCTCGAGGCCCAGGCCCGCGAGGAATACGCCGTGCCCGCCTACAACCTGGGGCTGGTGCGGGCCCGCTACGGCGATCACCTGGGCGCCCTCGAGGCCTACAACCTGGCCCTGCGGGTAGACGAGGGCTCAGAGTTCCAGGCCGCCCTCAAGGACTTGCAGGAAACCCAGGAGACCCGGCTGGAGTTCTGGCAGGGCTACCTGGCCGAGCGGGCCGGTCTGAGGGAGCAGGCCATGGGGCACTACCGAAGCTTTTTGCAAAACCACCCCAAAAGCCCGCTCTCGGCCTGGGCGAACCGCGCCCTGAAGCAGATGGCCGAGGCCAAAACCACCCTCTCGCTACAACGCCTGATGCTGCGGGCCGACGACCTCGAGGCCCGTCCCTTTGCGGCGGGCGAAGCGGTGTTCCCGCAGGTGAGCCTCGAGGGGTTTCCCTACCTGGGCGCGGCCACCCTGGTCACCCGCTTGCTGGACGCCCAGGGCCAGCTACTGCAAAGCGCCAGCAAAGCCGTTGCGGTGCGGCCCCTGACCACCGGCCTGGTGCAGACCGGGGCGGCAGTGCGGCTGCCTGCCGAGGGCACCTACACCCTCGAGGTGCTCTACGGCACGGCCAGCGCCCGCCTTTCGCTCACCGCCGGGAAACCCAGCCTGGCCCGCCAGCTCTACACGGCGGGGGTGGAACTGCGCAACCTGGGCAACGCCCCCTTGCTGAGTAGCGCCCAGATGCTCTCCCCCCAGGGCGAGGCCCTGGTGATCCAGCAGGTGCAGGCCGCCCTGCGCGAAGCCGCCCCGAGTGCGAGGCGCAACGCCAGCCTGAACCGCCCGCTCCTAAGGGGCCCCTACAGCGGCCAGAGCATCGTCGAGCTGCTGGAAAAAGCCGACGAAGCGGTGGTGCGAGCCTTCCTCGAGGCAGTGGTGCGCCAGCCCGACCTGATAGGCGATCAGGATGTGGTCAATAGCTTTGTGGCCTGGCTGCAAAACAACCAGCGTTAGCAACCTACGGGGAACATCAAACAAAGAACTCCTTCTCGAGCAAGCGCATAGGGGTTGCCCAAAGCCAACGACAAAACACTGCGGCAACAGATGATGACAAGAATGGTAATGACCAGAATCCGTTTCCTGTGGAGACCTTCATGAGCGCTGAACTGGCTGCTGTTTCCTTCGCGTTGCTCTCCGCCATCTCCTGGGGGGCAGGCGACTTTAGCGGGGGGGTGGCCTCGCGGCGGCTCAACCCCTACCTGATCGCCCTGCTGGTGCATTTCACCGGGTTTTTGCTCTTTGTGGGGCTGGCCTTGCTGCGGGCCGAGGCCTTTCAGCCGCAGGACATTCCCTGGAGCATGGCGGCAGGGCTGGCGGGCTGCGTGGGGCTGGTGTTCCTGTACCGAGCCTTCGAAGCCGGGCAGATGGGGCTGGCAGCGCCCATTGCCGGGGTGGTGGGGGCGGCCCTGGCGGCTTTGGTGGGGTTTGCGCTCGAGGGCCTCCCCACCCCGTTGCAACTGCTGGGCTTTGGGGTGGGGCTTTTGGGGGTCTGGCTGGCCGCCCGCCCGGAAGGCGGCGCGGGCCCCACGCGGGGCCTGGTTTATGCGTTTCTGGCCGGGCTGGGCTTTGGGGGCTATTTCGCCCTGATTCACCAGGTCGAGGGCCTCTTCTGGCCCTCGGCTATAGCCAAGCTGGTGGCCACCACCCTGATGCTGGGGCTGGTCTTCTGCCTGGGAGCGCTCCGCCGGGAAGCCCGGCTCTTCGCCAGCCTGGGCCTGGTGGGCCTGGCCGGGGTGCTGGATGCTGGGGGCAACGTGCTTTTTCTGGTGGCCGCCCAGACGGGCCGCCTGGACGTGGCCGCCGTGATTTCCTCGCTCTACCCGGCCTTCACCGCCCTGCTGGCCTGGGGCTTGCTGCGCGAGCACCTGAGCCGGGGCCAGACCGTGGGGGTGTTGCTCTCGCTGGTGGCCATTACCCTGATTGCCTCGGGTTGAAGACGAGGGTCGTTGCGGCAACTTCAGGTATGTAGCCAACTTTCTTGGATGCACAGGGTGGGGGTGGAGGGTGGGAGGTAGGCGGTGCGCTTCCAACCCCATCACAGCTTCAGGCCGTACTCGTAGCCCCAGGGGAAGGTCTGCAAGCGCACAAACCCCATGCGCTCGTAAAAGGCCACCGCGCCCGCGTTGCGCTGTCCCACCCCCAGGTGTACGCCCGGAACGCCCAGCCCGCGCAGCCGGTTCAGGAACACCTCCATCAGCTTGCGGCCCTGGCCCTGGCCCTGAGCCCTGGGCAGCAGGTCTATGTGCAGGTGGGCCGGGTATTCGGGGTTGAGGCTCGAGGGAATGTAGCCCTTGTGAATCAGTCGAATCATGGCGGCATCTTTGGAGACGTCCCCTTCGGGCGGCAGGGGATATTTATACCGCAGCGGCGGCAGCCATTCGGCTTCCATCCAGGCGGCAAACGCATTTGAATCGCGGCAGCCCAGCACATAGCCACACACCCCTTTCTCGTCGGTGAGGACAAAGGTCAGGTCGGGCTCGTGCACCGCATAGGGCGCGGCGTAAATATGACCCAGCAGGTCGGGGTCGCGGTACAGCCCGCTGGCATCGGCCCCGCTGTCGCCGGTGAGCAGGCAGACGCGGTAAAGGTGGGGCAGGTCGGCGGGCGCATAGGGGCGGATGGTAAACGCCATGCGCCCATCCTACGCGGCTAAGTGATTGCCCAGAAAAAGGCAAGCACCAAAAATCCCGCTCCTGTCACAACCATGCTCCATAAAGTGTAAGCAACCAGCACGGGCTGCACTCGCATAAAGGTACGCAACCACTTGTAGGTCAAACCAAAAAACGCCTGGAACATCAGTACTAAGCCCAGCAGGGCAAGCCAGACCGACGGTTCTGGCCAGGTGTAGCCTTTTGCTCTCCATTGGAGAAACTCAGCCACAAACATTAGGTTCCCCGCTGTGAAATATAGCCCGCGGGCAATCATGAGCAGTACCTGGAAGTATGGTGGAATCACTTTTTGAGATTCTTGGGTCATAGGCTCCTCCGAGAAAAAAGTCTGTTTTCTAAACTGGCCGCCATCATTGGAGGGCGAATAGAACTATGCAGCGTGCAGTTGCGTGTTGACACTAGAGTAGGCAACCATGTGCCCTCAAAACAGAGTAGTACGAAGCAAGCGCCACTCCGTATGCGACTACCGCATACCAGCAAGCCGTTGTCCAGCTTGGGTGTACTCGAGCAGCCAGCCAGAATCAGCAGCAATCATTAGCCAAACCGATGCAGTACGAGCAATACGCACCATCACACCTCCTTGGAAGGGAACGCATGTTGCAGGCGCGGACGTTTTTGTGTTGATAACACGATATTAGGAGCTTCCCCACCCCACTTTTTGTAGTCAAGGTCTCTTTATCCGCTAAATGCATTTAGGGTATTCCTGCTCGATAACCTGAAGAAACCTGGGTGCGCACGAGCATGTACACGGTCTACTTCTGAAAAACTAATCCTCGAGCAACCCCACAAAGCTCTGGGGGTCGGGGTCTATGCGTAACCGCGCCCCGCGTACGGGGGGCAGGTTTTCCATCAGGGTCTGGATGCGGGCTTCCGAGCTTTTGAGGAGCAGGTGAAACACGTACTGGCCCCGCAGGCGGGCCACAGGGGCCGGGGCCGGGCCCAGCAGCTCGCCCGGCTCGGCTTTAGGTTTGAGCGCTGCGGCAAGCTGAAGGATGGCGTCGCGGGCCACGGCCTCCTTGGGGTGGGCCACCTCGAGCTTCACCATCCGGCTAGCCGGAGGGTAGCCCAGGGCCTGACGCAGGGCCAGCTCCATCTTCATAAAGCCCTGGGGGTCGGCGTGCTCGAGGCCGTCAGGCGCGAGCCCACCGAGCGAGGGGGAGGATTCGGTTGGCTGCACCAGCCTCGTCTGACGCTCGAGGGCCCGGTGGGCGGGGTGGGCGGGCTCGAAGGTCTGCAAGGCCAGCAAGGGGCGGCGGTGGGGGTGCAGGTCGGTGAGCTGCCACAAGAGCCGGTAGTAGCGCTCACCCGCCCGGAAGTCGGACTCGAGGATAAAGCCGTCGGCATAGGGCAGGAGCACCAGGGCCAGCTCCGGCAAGACCGGCCCCCGCAAGATGGCCGTTGTACCCACCAGCACGCCCGGTTCGCCCGCCAGCA
The nucleotide sequence above comes from Meiothermus sp. CFH 77666. Encoded proteins:
- a CDS encoding DMT family transporter, translated to MSAELAAVSFALLSAISWGAGDFSGGVASRRLNPYLIALLVHFTGFLLFVGLALLRAEAFQPQDIPWSMAAGLAGCVGLVFLYRAFEAGQMGLAAPIAGVVGAALAALVGFALEGLPTPLQLLGFGVGLLGVWLAARPEGGAGPTRGLVYAFLAGLGFGGYFALIHQVEGLFWPSAIAKLVATTLMLGLVFCLGALRREARLFASLGLVGLAGVLDAGGNVLFLVAAQTGRLDVAAVISSLYPAFTALLAWGLLREHLSRGQTVGVLLSLVAITLIASG
- a CDS encoding GNAT family N-acetyltransferase; the encoded protein is MAFTIRPYAPADLPHLYRVCLLTGDSGADASGLYRDPDLLGHIYAAPYAVHEPDLTFVLTDEKGVCGYVLGCRDSNAFAAWMEAEWLPPLRYKYPLPPEGDVSKDAAMIRLIHKGYIPSSLNPEYPAHLHIDLLPRAQGQGQGRKLMEVFLNRLRGLGVPGVHLGVGQRNAGAVAFYERMGFVRLQTFPWGYEYGLKL